GTGGCGGCGCCGCCACCACGTCAGGTGCGGGGCGATCCACCGGCGCGCGGGGAAGGCGAGCAGCACACCGATCCCGTAGCCGACGATGCTCGTCACCCCGCTGACGAGCCCCTGGAAGTACCACTCGCGGGGGATGAGGGAGGGGCTCAGGCTCCACGCGAAGAAGAACAGGGCGACGACGAGGCCGACGAAGTCGAGACCGAAGACGGAGAGGTGGCGAGGGCCGTCTTCGACGGATTCGTCAGAAGAAGTGGGGACGTTCACGGCGCGACAGTATCTGTTACGGAACACAAGCGCGCGTGCGCGCGTGCAATCATGCCTTCGGCTACATCCGATCGGTGTCAGCCGCGATCGAGACCATGTGCTCCCGAGTCTTCCGCACCGCCCGGAGCGCGGCCGAGAAATCGTCGCTTATCACCTTCAGCACGTCTGCTGTGACCGTATCCGAGAGAGTGCCGAGTTCGGGGTCGATCATCTGGATACCGGAGGGATCGAGTGCTGCGAACTGGGGATTGCAAACTCGACGAGCATCTCGGCCGACTCGAGCGCGTCGGCCGTGACTCGTATGTTTGCAGAGAGCGTGTTGATATCACCAGGGGAAGGGATGGGGACAGGATGCATTTCCGACATACGTGATTCCTGGACCGCATGGTCTGCGAGCCCGGAGAGGCACGCGAACCAGGCAGTGGATGTAACGTGCCCAGGTGGTTGAGGTATCAATAAGGTGTGAAAGCTGACATACCGGTTACGACGGGGGCGGTTTCGTTTCGAGGGGACTGTGCACGATGGGGACGCGCCGTTGAAGACACCGGTATCGAACGCTCAGATATTGCGTGAGCTTGCAGACGACCAGCGGTGCGCTCGACGCGCCGACGATCTCAGAGATCTGGCGGATTGTCTTGAAAAGGGCGAGACTGACAGCTGGGCCGGCATCGACCTCCTCTCGGCTTTCCCCCCGTCGGCGACCATTTCGAACTCTCGATCCGCGGGTCCTCTCGAGCTGCTCGTCGGCACTTTCGCTGCACTTTCGGTGTTCGCTCCAGTCGCCTGGACCTGGTACAGCCTTCACCAGGCTTCCCGGGCGTATTCGGAGATGATCGGCAGCGGCATCGAACCGACCGACACATTTCTGGGTCTGTGGATTTCAGGATTCGAAGGATATCTCGGGGGTATACACACCCTCGTGCCGATGGCGGTAACGTCGGTTATCTTGATCATCCTTGCAGCGTTGTTGATGATCGGACACCGCTTTGCCGCCGCGGCCGAGGAGCGTCGTGCCGACAAGTCGGACGCCGAAATCGAAGCCCGACTGGTCAGCGCACTGTGCGGAGCGCAGCGAGAGATCGGCAGCCTGAACGCCGCCGACCCGACCGCAATCGAGGCGATCGTTCGGCGGTCGATCAAGCAGCTTTCGGAAGCGTAGGATGCCACTCGAGAAGGGATCGATCGGCTCAATGGAACTGTTTCCGGTTTGGAGACCGCTGCCACTACGTTGACCGAGGCGGCCAACGCGGCGAAGTCCTCAACCGAGGTGGTCGAGTTGGCCTCCGTCTCCTTGACCGAGGCATCCGACGAGAGTCAGCGCCGCATCGCGTCGACCCTGAGCGCATTCAGTGACAGTATGAGTGACCAGGTATCCAAGACGCAGAAGGACACCGTGGCGGCGATCTCCAGGTCCAGTGATGCAGTCAGATCGACCATCGATGATCTTGTCAACGGGGTTCGGCGTTTCGAAGCCGCGCAGAGCGCGGTGGCGTCCAGCTTGGATGCAATGGACACACGAAGCGCTGCCAATGCCCAGGACATGGTGGTGGCAGTGCAACATCTCCAGGACGCCGTACGCAGAATCGAGAAATCTCTCGTTCGTCACGAAAGCGCTATGCAGGCCCAAGCTTCCGACCCGAGTTGGCTCATGTTTTCGGGATGATCGACAGCTCACGTCTGTGACCTGCTGGTTTTCGTCGGGATCGGCCTGATTTCACGCACTAACGGCGCTGGTTCTAGGCTCGGCAAGTGGTGTTTGTCAGGAAGGTGCGCACCAAGTCCGGGGCCACGGCCGTGCAGATCGCCCGCTATGTGGGCGGTCGGCAGGAGATCGTCAAGCACATCGGTTCCGCGCATACCGACGTCGAACTCGGCATGCTGCTCGAGCGCGCCCGGGCCTGGCTCGAACCCGACCAGCAAGTCCTCGACCTCGGCGTCACCCGGCAGGTCCCGGTCGAAAAGCCCCTGGCCGGCGGGCAGAGCACCCTGTTCGAGCCCACACCCGGACCCGTGCAGGTGGATACGCCGGGACGGACGGAATCGACCGGGTCGGTGCTGCTGCGCCAGGTCTTGGTCGACGTCTACGACCAGCTTGGGTTCGGCATCCTCGGCGACACGGTGTTCCGGGACCTGGTGATCGCCCGGATCGTCGAACCCGGCTCGAAACTCGACGCCGGCCGGGTCCTACAGGACCTCGGGACGGATCCACCGAGCTACGCGACGATCAAACGCCACCTGAAGCAGATCGTCGACCGTGAGTATCGAGGCAAGATCGCCGAGCAATGCTTCGCCCATGCCGCCGAATCCGGCGGTCTGAGCCTGTTGTTGTACGACGTGACGACCTTGTACTTCGAGGCCGAAAAGGAAGATGACCTGCGCAAAGTCGGGTACTCGAAGGAACGCCGGGTCGACCCGCAGATCGTCGTCGGGCTGCTGGTGGACCGCACCGGTTTCCCGCTCGAGATCGGCTGCTACGAAGGCAACTCCGCCGAAACCCGCACCATCGTCCCGATCGTGCGGCAGTTCCAGGCCGCCATGACCTCGACGGGGTCGAGATGGTCGTCGCCGCGGACGCCGGAATGCTGTCCGCGTCCAATCTCGCAGCGCTGGACGAGGCGGGGCTGAAGTTCATCGTCGGCTCCCGCGCCACGAAAGCGCCTGGTGATCTCGCCTCCCACTTTCATTGGAACGGCAATGTTTTCACCGATGGGCAGATCATCGACACGATCACGCCACGGCACGGCCGCTCCGTGGTCAACAACCGCCGGCGACGAGCCGAGCCCGTCTGGAACGAGACGGACCATCCGAATGCGTGGCGGGCGATCTGGCAGTACTCCCGCAGCCGCGCCGCCCGGGACGAGAAAACACTCAACGCACAAGAAGCCCGCGCCCGGGCCGTGGTCGACGGGGACACCGCACCGAAGTCGACGCGATTCGTGAAGACGACTGCGAAAGGCCGGCGGCTGGACACTGCCTCGCTCGAACGCGCCAGGATGCTCGTCGGCCTGAAAGGCTATGTCACCAACCTTCCTGTCTCCCTGATGGATCCGAGCGAAATCATCGGTAAATATCACGAGTTGTGGCATGTCGAGCAGTCGTTCCGGATGTCGAAGACCGATCTGCGGGCCCGGCCGATCTTCCACCGCACCCGCGATGCGATCGAGGCGCACCTGACGGTGGTGTTCGCGGCATTGGCGGTCTCCCGGGTGGTGCAGGAACGCAGCGATCTCGCGATCGGCAAGGTCGTCAAGCTGTTGCGGCCGCTGCGGTCGGCGACCATCGCGATCAACGGCACCCGACACACGTTCCCGCCGCAGGTCGAGGCCGATATGCAGGTGCTGCTCGATCGGATTTCAGGTACCGAAATCACGCACTAACGAAATGAGCCAACTCGGGTCGGGTTCGGTTGTGACGAGAGTTGATTCCGATCGCTACAAGTTCGCACTCTTGGCATACCGGATGCTGGTCGCGAAGAGCTTGGACGCAACGATCGATGACGATTTCGAAGTCCCGCTGATGGAGGGATCGGATCGTGAGCAACTGTGCAACTTGTGGATGCGCTCGCGAGGACCGGCTGGAACGCGCCCGCAGATCTCCGAGTGGCTGAACGTTCTCGAGTCCGTTCGAGTCTGATTCACCGACCTGCCACTGAAGGCCTCCTGGTAATGGTGTCGAACTCTGTGGTCGACGGCTCTGGCGCTGCATCCTCCTGTATATGCAGCGCCAGAACTCGGGTTGGAAAGTGAGATTACTTGCTTCCGGGGGTCCAGCGCAGTCCCCAGTTGTAGGCTCGGTCCAAGTCCTCCTGATCTCCACGGATGTAGCGGACTTCTCGCCGAACTTGAATCTCACCGCCCATGTTCTCGAGTAGAGCGATCGCGCACATGGGCGCTCGATTGTCGCCGGAGTCCAACCGGACTTCGATCTCGGGTCCGGTTGTGCGGTAGAGCGTAACTACCCCGTCGGCTGCTGCCCAGTTAGGCACACCCTCGTAGATGTACGCGAATATGAGGACGCGCTTGAAGTTCTCCGGATTCGTCAGATTGATGAAGAGATTCTCGCCGCTTTCGATTGCTCCTGTCCGATCATCACCGTCCAGAGCGATGTACGGGGCGCGGTGCTGATTCCCGAAAGCTTCGCCGAGAGCCTGGATCACACCTTTCCGTCCGTTCGACAACTCGTACAGGCAGCCGAGATCGAGATCGATGCCATTGCTGCTCCCCATGAGGCGGCCCAGAAAGCCTTTGGGGGAGCTTTGCGAACTCCAGTTCAGATTGACCCGCATGATGCCCTGTTTTTCGCCGGCTTTCACAAGGCTTACAGAGTGGGTGTTCTGGTCGAGGGTGATCTTGGAGAGATTCACCGGTGGGGTCGACGGTACCGAAGGGGCTGCAGGTGTTGCGGCCGGACTGGGCGAGGCGACCGGCTTCGGGGTGGGAGTAGGTGGGGGAGTCGGTGCAGGAGGTGCCGGTCGGGTGACGTCGACCCCGAAGTTCGTCGCGAGTGCAGACAGTCCTGCGCTCCATCCTTGCGAAACGTTCCGGATCTTCCACGTTCCGTTTCGGCGGTAGACCTCCAGCAGAATTGCAGCGCGTTCGGACTGCAGGCCCTGTGCGGGTGCCTCCACGACGAGACCGGTCGGCTGTTCGAGGGTCACTCCGAGGCCGGGAACGGCTGCGAGTGTTCCGCTCACGCTGTCGTCCAACGCGACGGTGATCGCCAGGGTGTGGATGTCGGCCGGCACTCTCGTCAAGTCCAGCGCGATGCGATCGGCACCGATCATCCGGACAGCGCCTTCCGGAGACTTCGGCTGATTGTAGAAGACGAAATCGTCGTCGTTCCGTACACGCTGGTTCGGTGTGAGCTGGAAGGCCATCAAATCGACCGTTCCTTGACGGGCGCCGGTGACCGACAGGGTGGCGGTGCCGTCGTGGATGACCGTGTTGGCTCCGGGCTGCAGTGCGGGCATGGTGTTTCCGGCCTGACGGCCGACTCCTTTCAGCAGATATGGGTGTGGGCAGCCGGACGTCGCCGACTGCCCACACGTCGGGTCCTGTCAGGCGTTGACCGAGACGGTCTCTGCCTGCGGATCCTCGTCCGCGTCTGTTCCCACATCAGGATTGTTCTTGTTCCGGATGATGCTGGTGATCAGGGCCGCCAGAATCAGGAACACGCCGGTCAGACCCGAGACGAGCTCGCTGACGTGGTGGCCGATCGAGTAGAACAGGATGAACGCGAGTGCGCCGATCGCCCAGTGAGCGCCGTGCTCGAGGTACACGTACTCGGCGAGAGTGCCCTTGCGGACGAGATAGACGGTGATCGAGCGAACGAACATCGCGCCGATGAATCCGAGGCCGAGGGCGATGATGACGGGGTCCGAGGTGACCGCGAAGGCGCCGATCACGCCGTCGAACGAGAAGGACGCGTCGAGAACCTCGAGGTAGAGGAACAGGAAGAAGCCTGCCTTGCCTGCTGCCTTCGCGAGTTCGGACGGACCGCCGGACGTGCCCTCTTCCTCGTCGACGTTGAACAGCTCACCGAGCCCGTTGACGAGGATGTAGGTGATCATGCCGAGTACGCCCGCGATCATCACCGTCAAGGACTTGCCCTCGGGCGCGATGAAGGTTGCGGTGAGCACGAGGATAGCGCTGGCAACCACCACCGAGAGCTGGTCGAGTTTGCCGATCCGCTCCAGCGGACGCTCGAGCCAGGACAGCCAGGTGATCTCCTTCTCCTCGAAGATGAAGTCGAGGAACAGCATCAGGAGGAACATGCCGCCGAATGCTGCGATCTGCGGATGCGCGTCCGTGATCAGGGTTTCGTAGCTCGCTCGCCCGTCGGGGAAGTATGCGGCGC
This region of Rhodococcus sp. Z13 genomic DNA includes:
- a CDS encoding DUF475 domain-containing protein; amino-acid sequence: MVMRIFGASFAVTVVALVVAFLYGGPQALLLAAILGVLEVSLSFDNAVINATVLQRMNEFWQKIFLTIGVLIAVFGMRLVFPLIIVWAASGLGPVAALDLALNPPADGAAYFPDGRASYETLITDAHPQIAAFGGMFLLMLFLDFIFEEKEITWLSWLERPLERIGKLDQLSVVVASAILVLTATFIAPEGKSLTVMIAGVLGMITYILVNGLGELFNVDEEEGTSGGPSELAKAAGKAGFFLFLYLEVLDASFSFDGVIGAFAVTSDPVIIALGLGFIGAMFVRSITVYLVRKGTLAEYVYLEHGAHWAIGALAFILFYSIGHHVSELVSGLTGVFLILAALITSIIRNKNNPDVGTDADEDPQAETVSVNA
- a CDS encoding TerD family protein — encoded protein: MNLSKITLDQNTHSVSLVKAGEKQGIMRVNLNWSSQSSPKGFLGRLMGSSNGIDLDLGCLYELSNGRKGVIQALGEAFGNQHRAPYIALDGDDRTGAIESGENLFINLTNPENFKRVLIFAYIYEGVPNWAAADGVVTLYRTTGPEIEVRLDSGDNRAPMCAIALLENMGGEIQVRREVRYIRGDQEDLDRAYNWGLRWTPGSK